One segment of Halococcus salsus DNA contains the following:
- the purM gene encoding phosphoribosylformylglycinamidine cyclo-ligase, which yields MSDDEELTYADSGVDIEASEAATAALIGAAGEGDGDYAGLVDIGGQYLALATDGVGTKLLVAEALDDYSTVGIDCVAMNANDLVAAGVEPVAFVDYLAVDEPDDGTAADLGRGLAAGAEQADVALVGGETAVMPEVIKGLDIAGTCAGLAEEDDLFGEARAGDALVGFPSTGIHSNGLTLAREAATRAGGYDEPFPDDSERTVGEVLLEPTRIYTDLLDPLADHAAHAAAHVTGGGWTNLARMGAFRYEITDPLPVPPVFEFVADTGNVSEEELYRTFNMGMGFVAALDPADAEDLAAATDGAVVGHVTEGAGVAVGGLELD from the coding sequence ATGAGCGACGACGAGGAACTCACCTACGCCGACTCGGGCGTCGACATCGAAGCCAGCGAGGCCGCGACGGCAGCCCTGATCGGTGCGGCCGGCGAGGGCGACGGCGACTACGCGGGCCTGGTCGACATCGGCGGGCAGTACCTCGCGCTCGCGACCGACGGCGTGGGCACCAAACTCCTCGTCGCCGAGGCGCTCGACGACTATTCCACCGTTGGCATCGACTGTGTCGCGATGAACGCCAACGACCTCGTGGCCGCCGGGGTCGAACCCGTGGCGTTCGTGGACTACCTCGCCGTGGACGAACCCGACGACGGGACCGCCGCCGACCTCGGGAGGGGACTGGCCGCAGGAGCCGAGCAGGCGGACGTAGCGCTCGTCGGTGGCGAGACCGCGGTGATGCCCGAGGTCATCAAGGGGCTCGACATCGCGGGGACCTGTGCGGGACTGGCGGAAGAGGACGACCTCTTCGGGGAGGCGCGGGCGGGCGACGCGCTCGTGGGCTTCCCCTCGACGGGTATCCACTCGAACGGCCTGACGCTCGCCCGGGAGGCCGCGACCCGTGCCGGCGGCTACGACGAACCGTTCCCCGACGACTCCGAGCGAACCGTCGGCGAGGTCCTGCTGGAGCCGACCCGCATTTACACCGACCTCCTCGACCCGCTCGCCGACCACGCGGCGCACGCCGCCGCCCACGTCACGGGTGGCGGCTGGACCAACCTCGCGCGGATGGGGGCGTTCCGGTACGAGATCACCGACCCGCTCCCGGTCCCGCCGGTCTTCGAGTTCGTCGCCGACACGGGGAACGTCTCGGAGGAAGAACTCTACCGGACCTTCAACATGGGGATGGGGTTCGTCGCGGCGCTCGACCCCGCCGACGCCGAGGACCTGGCCGCGGCGACCGACGGCGCGGTCGTCGGCCACGTCACCGAGGGAGCCGGAGTGGCCGTCGGTGGGCTGGAACTCGACTGA
- a CDS encoding metalloprotease encodes MKFHGREVFDLAIAWLALGVAFALFFDSFLGIDLRTALLAGDPSALLSPAILQVFGLSMLTAGVGFLFHELAHKVVAQRFGQVAAFRADYGMLFLAVASAFAGFLFAAPGAVYHRGRITKRQNGLIALAGPVTNLLLAVGFAALALVAPGFLGAVGVFGVGINLLLAGFNMLPFGPLDGRTVFAWSKTVFAITFVVSAGSAVFVLLRFGFGL; translated from the coding sequence GTGAAGTTCCACGGCCGGGAAGTGTTCGACCTCGCGATCGCCTGGCTCGCGCTCGGCGTCGCGTTCGCGCTGTTCTTCGATTCGTTCCTCGGCATCGACCTCAGAACCGCGCTGCTCGCCGGCGACCCGAGCGCCCTGCTCTCGCCCGCCATCCTCCAGGTGTTCGGGCTGAGCATGCTCACCGCCGGCGTTGGCTTCCTGTTCCACGAACTCGCCCACAAGGTCGTCGCCCAGCGCTTCGGTCAGGTCGCGGCCTTCCGCGCCGACTACGGGATGCTCTTTCTGGCCGTCGCGAGCGCGTTCGCGGGTTTCCTGTTCGCCGCGCCCGGCGCGGTCTACCATCGGGGGCGGATCACGAAGCGCCAGAACGGGCTGATCGCGCTCGCGGGCCCCGTCACGAACCTCCTGCTCGCGGTCGGGTTCGCGGCGCTCGCGCTTGTCGCGCCCGGGTTCCTCGGCGCGGTCGGGGTCTTCGGGGTCGGGATCAACCTCCTCCTTGCGGGCTTCAACATGCTGCCGTTCGGCCCGCTCGACGGCCGAACGGTGTTCGCCTGGAGCAAGACGGTGTTCGCAATCACGTTCGTCGTGAGCGCGGGCTCGGCGGTGTTCGTGCTCCTCCGGTTCGGCTTCGGGCTCTGA